TTCTCCCGGCGAATTCCGAAGAGTGGAGGCGGTGGTCCGCAGGATGATGCGACTTCCCGAATGGCGCCCGGTTCGCGGCGGGGCGCGTGTGGGACCTCAGCCCCTTTTCGTGAACCATACGGAATATCCGGACGTGATGCGGGTGGGAGGGAGCCTGGTCATCAGCGAACGGGCGGTGCGGGTGTTCGAGCAATCCGGTTTCACCGGAGTCACTTGGCACCCGGTGAGGGTCACCGGCTGCCGCAGCAAGACGGTTCAACGCCTGTTCGAACTGGTGGTGCACGGCGCGGCCGGCGTCCCCCTCGGATTCAGGCATGCTTTTCACCATTGTTCTTGCTGTGGCCGGTATCTTTACTTGGAAGAGGACGAGGCTGCCATCCGGTGGCGTGTGGACCCGGCCGAATGGGACGGCAGCGGTTGGATGCGATTCATGGACTGGCCTTCCGTGTGGGTAACGGCCGAAGTGCGCGGCCGGCTGGAGTCGAGTGGTCTGTTCCTGGGTATCGCCTTCGAGCCAGGGGACCAGACCGTGCATCTTGCCCTGTGATGGGTTTCGATGCTGGACTCCTCGGAGGATTGTGTGGCATAGTCCATATACCGTGGTGCTGAGACGCGTCATTCTGGCCTGCCTGATCGCCTTCCTCATCCCCTCTCGCGGGAGCTATGCCGCTGGCCCCGCTCCTTCCGGGGAGGATTACCTCACGGCGCTTGCTTCCGCCCTGTCCGAGATGGACACCGGCAACCTCATAGGCGCCAACCAGTTCCTGACCTCGGCGTTCGCGCTGCGCAGAGACGAACCGCTGGCCTATCTGGCTCGGGGTGTTCTGTTGCTCCAGTGCGGAGCATATACGCAGGCGGAGGCAGCCTTCCAGGATGCCGCGAAGCTGGGCGGCGACAGCTCGCTGTGCGCCTTTGGTCTGGCTCTTTCCCGGCTGGGACTGCGGGACTTCGCGGCAGCCTCACAAGCGCTGGCGGGAATCACTGCGCCGGAGGACGCGGACGAGGCGGCGATCGCGCGGGCCTATGTGGCTCTGCTTGCCGGCCACAAGGTGGATTTGGACCGGCTGAACGCCCAGGATCCCCGATTGCGGCTGATGAAGGCGTTTTCCGACCTGTCCGCCGGCAAGACTCCAGACCCCGGCTTGCTGGATGTGCCGTGGGCCGAGCCGTCCGGTCCGGCCCTGGACCGCGGCGTGACGATGGGACTGGACCGTGCTGAGCCCCTTATGCCAGTGGCCGGTTCTTCCGAGCTGAGGGCCATCGCGGGACCGGTCCGCCCCGGCGGAACGCTCGCGGGCACGGTGCGCCTGCGAGCCGACGCTGCCCGGACCCCCGAAGCCGCCCTGTTTCTGTTCTATGTCGGGGATCGCCTGCTGGGGGTGGTGAACAGTCCACCGTTCGAGATGTCGTGGGACACCACCCGGTTTCCCAACGGGGTTCATCGGGTGACCATCCGCGGTCAGGATCTGAATGGCGTGGTGGTGGGCGAGGTCTCGAGCGATGTGATGGTCGCCAACCTTGCGCCCGAGGTCGGCCGGCCTCTTCAGGGCTCGGCGGCCGAGAGGATTCTGCGGGCCATCCGCGAGAGTTTGAGGCTCCGCCCGAACGCCACCTGGGCGCAGTTCCGTCTGGGGGAGATGCATCAGGCGGCGGGACGCAGGAGTGAAGCGATGCTCTGCTATGCCCGCATCCTTGCCTTCCGTCCGAGCTACCGGGATGTGCAGCAGCGTTGGAGGGCGCTTGCGCGCTTCACAGCCTCCGCACCGGTCTGGAAGGGGAACGCAGGAACGCAGAGCGTCGCGCTCACTTTCGACGATGGGCCGAACGAGGGCACGCCTGCCCTTCTGCGGCAGCTGGAAAAGCTGAGGATACGCGGGACTTTCTTCCTGGTGGGCTCCCAGGCCAGAAAACGCCCAGATCTCGTCCGCGCCATCGCCGAGGCGGGCCACGAGCTGGCCTGTCATTCCGAGACCCACCGGTCCCTTGCGGAGATGGACCGCGAGGAGATCATCCGCGAGCTGTTCGGGCCCATCGCCGCCGTGCAGGAGGCGACGGGTCGCGTGCCCCGGTTCTTCCGTCCGCCTGGCGGACATCTCAATACAGAGGGGCGAAAGGTGGCGGCCGAGTTCGGTCTGACTCCCGTAATGTGGAGCGCAAACTGCGGACCGTATGAAGGAGGCCCGGTATCCGGGATGGAACAGTATGTGGCATC
The sequence above is drawn from the Armatimonadota bacterium genome and encodes:
- a CDS encoding hypothetical protein (possible pseudo, frameshifted), which codes for MWHSPYTVVLRRVILACLIAFLIPSRGSYAAGPAPSGEDYLTALASALSEMDTGNLIGANQFLTSAFALRRDEPLAYLARGVLLLQCGAYTQAEAAFQDAAKLGGDSSLCAFGLALSRLGLRDFAAASQALAGITAPEDADEAAIARAYVALLAGHKVDLDRLNAQDPRLRLMKAFSDLSAGKTPDPGLLDVPWAEPSGPALDRGVTMGLDRAEPLMPVAGSSELRAIAGPVRPGGTLAGTVRLRADAARTPEAALFLFYVGDRLLGVVNSPPFEMSWDTTRFPNGVHRVTIRGQDLNGVVVGEVSSDVMVANLAPEVGRPLQGSAAERILRAIRESLRLRPNATWAQFRLGEMHQAAGRRSEAMLCYARILAFRPSYRDVQQRWRALARFTASAPVWKGNAGTQSVALTFDDGPNEGTPALLRQLEKLRIRGTFFLVGSQARKRPDLVRAIAEAGHELACHSETHRSLAEMDREEIIRELFGPIAAVQEATGRVPRFFRPPGGHLNTEGRKVAAEFGLTPVMWSANCGPYEGGPVSGMEQYVASAASGSVVLMHNCETTTLEALPGIVQRLRSRGLTPGRLADVLR